Proteins encoded in a region of the Phaenicophaeus curvirostris isolate KB17595 chromosome 1, BPBGC_Pcur_1.0, whole genome shotgun sequence genome:
- the LPCAT3 gene encoding lysophospholipid acyltransferase 5 — MAAAGSGWGLARLAEALGSSEQALRLIVSILMGYPFALFQRYFLFQKETYLIHLYNVFTGLSIAYFNFGMQFFHSLLCVLIQFLILRLMGRTITAVCTTFVFQMTYLMAGYYFTATEHYDIKWTMPHCVLTLKLIGLAIDYYDGGKDLEFLTPEQRRFAVRGVPTLLEVSGFSYFYGAFMVGPQFSMTDYQKLARGEMTDVPGQRPNSFVPALKRLSLGLLFLVTYTLSSLYISDEYLISDEYMEKPFWFRCGYILIWGKIILYKYVTCWLVTEGVCILVGLGYNGKDQSGKPLWNACANMKVWLYETTPLFTGTIASFNINTNAWVARYIFKRLKFLGNKLLSQALALFFLAIWHGLHSGYLVCFQMELLIVIVERQVINLVRDSPALSTLASITALRPLFYVLQQANHWMFMGYSLVPFCLFTWDKWMKVYRSIYFLGHVLFFTLLLVLPYIRRLIVPRKEKLKKAE; from the exons GATATCCTTTTGCCTTGTTCCAGCGCTATTTCCTCTTCCAGAAGGAGACCTACCTCATTCATCTCTACAATGTGTTCACAGGACTCTCAATTGCTTACTTCAATTTTG GGATGCAGTTCTTTCATTCTTTGCTGTGTGTCCTAATCCAGTTCCTCATACTGAGACTAATGGGTCGCACAATCACTGCCGTCTGCACCACCTTCGTCTTTCAGATG ACTTACCTTATGGCTGGATATTACTTCACAGCCACAGAACATTATGACATCAAGTGGACAATGCCACATTGTGTTTTGACACTCAAGTTGATTG GTCTGGCCATCGACTACTATGATGGAGGAAAAGATCTG GAGTTCCTGACCCCTGAGCAGCGGCGATTTGCTGTCCGGGGAGTTCCTACCTTGCTGGAGGTCTCAGGATTCTCTTATTTCTATGGTGCCTTCATGGTGGGGCCTCAGTTCTCCATGACAGACTATCAGAAACTGGCAAGGGGTGAGATGACTGACGTTCCAGGCCAGAGACCAAATAG ttttgtgCCTGCTCTCAAGCGCCTGAGTTTGGGTCTCTTGTTTCTAGTAACCTATACCTTGTCAAGTCTGTACATCTCTGACGAATACCTCATCTCAGATGAGTATATG GAGAAGCCTTTCTGGTTCCGTTGTGGTTATATATTGATCTGGGGTAAAATTATACTCTACAAATACGTAACTTGCTGGCTTGTTACG GAAGGTGTCTGCATCCTTGTTGGTCTGGGGTACAATGGGAAGGACCAGAGTGGAAAGCCTTTGTGGAATGCCTGTGCCAACATGAAGGTCTGGTTGTATGAGACAACACCTTTGTTCACAGGGACCATTGCTTCCTTCAACATCAACACCAATGCTTGGGTGGCTCG CTACATCTTCAAGCGTCTGAAGTTCCTGGGTAACAAACTGCTGTCACAGGCACTGGCCCTCTTCTTCCTGGCCATTTGGCATGGGCTGCACTCTGGCTACCTGGTGTGCTTTCAGATGGAGTTGCTGATAGTCATCGTTGAAAGACAG gTCATAAACCTTGTTCGGGACAGTCCTGCCCTAAGCACTTTGGCCTCCATCACTGCCTTGCGGCCCCTCTTCTACGTGCTGCAGCAGGCCAACCACTGGATGTTCATGGGTTACTCTCTGGTGCCATTTTGCCTTTTCACCTGGGACAAATGGATGAAG GTGTACAGGTCTATCTATTTCCTTGGCCATGTGCTGTTCTTCACCTTATTATTGGTGCTGCCTTACATTCGCAGATTAATTGTGCCAcgaaaagaaaagctaaaaaaagcagaataa
- the EMG1 gene encoding ribosomal RNA small subunit methyltransferase NEP1 produces the protein MAAPRRARGVEAEAAAHDDASPESKRPRGQRRLLVVLEGASLETVKVGKTFELLNCDKHKALLLRNGRDPGEVRPDITHQSLLMLMDSPLNRAGLLQVYIHTQKNVLIEVNPQTRIPRTFDRFCGLMVQLLHKLSVRAADGPQKLLKVIKNPVSDHLPVGCMKIGTSFAVPKVSDLRELVPAAEPVAIVVGAFAHGSVNVDYTEKMVSISNYPLSAALTCAKITTAFEEVWGVV, from the exons ATGGCGGCGCCCAGGCGGGCGCGTGGGGTCgaggcggaggcggcggcgcaCGACGACGCGTCGCCGGAGTCGAAGCGGCCTCGCGGGCAGCGGCGGCTCCTGGTGGTGCTGGAGGGGGCGAGTCTGGAGACCGTCAAG GTGGGGAAAACATTTGAGCTTCTCAACTGTGACAAGCACAAGGCGCTGCTCTTGCGGAACGGCCGGGACCCTGGGGAGGTGCGGCCTGACATCACCCACCAG aGTCTCCTGATGCTCATGGACAGCCCTCTAAATCGGGCTGGTCTCCTGCAGGTTTATATCCATACCCAGAAGAATGTTCTAATTGAAGTCAATCCCCAGACCAGAATACCAAGAACGTTTGATCGATTTTGTGGTCTTATGG TTCAGTTGCTGCATAAGCTGAGCGTTCGAGCAGCTGATGGGCCTCAGAAACTGTTGAAG GTGATAAAAAATCCAGTCAGCGATCACCTCCCTGTGGGCTGTATGAAGATAGGTACCTCTTTTGCAGTTCCAAAGGTGTCAGATCTGCGTGAACTGGttcctgcagcagagccagtTGCCATTGTTGTGGGAGCTTTTGCCCACGGTTCG gTCAACGTTGACTACACAGAAAAGATGGTCTCCATCAGCAACTATCCCCTCTCTGCTGCCCTGACGTGTGCTAAAATTACTACTGCCTTTGAGGAAGTCTGGGGAGTAGTATGA